The following proteins come from a genomic window of Sorex araneus isolate mSorAra2 chromosome 1, mSorAra2.pri, whole genome shotgun sequence:
- the LOC101552895 gene encoding olfactory receptor 2A1/2A42-like, with protein sequence MKANQTTVTEFILLGFGLGVKIQICLFGLFSLFYIITLLGNGVILGLISLDPRLHTPMYFFLSHLAIVDIAYACNTVPQMLVNLLDPAKPISFAGCLTQTFLFLAFALTECLLLVVMSYDRFVAICHPLRYSVIMSWRVCIALVLTSWVCGSLLALVHVALILRLPFCGPREINHFFCEILAVLKLACADTTLNKIVIFAACVFILVGPLSLVLVSYTRILTAILGIQSGEGRRKAFSTCSSHLCVVGLFFGSAIVMYMAPKSRHPEEQQKILFLFYSFFNPMLNPLIYSLRNAEVKGALRRVLGKGGHSQ encoded by the coding sequence ATGAAGGCAAATCAGACAACGGTCacagagtttattctactgggaTTTGGTCTTGGTGTAAAGATTCAAATTTGCCTCTTTGGCCTCTTCTCTCTGTTCTATATCATCACCCTGTTGGGGAACGGGGTCATCCTGGGGCTCATCTCCCTGGACCCCAGactgcacacccccatgtacttcttcctgtcccaCCTGGCCATCGTGGACATCGCCTACGCCTGCAACACGGTGCCCCAGATGCTGGTCAACCTCTTGGATCCAGCCAAGCCCATCTCCTTTGCCGGCTGCCTCACGCagacttttctctttttggccTTTGCTCTCACCGAATGCCTCCTCCTGGtggtgatgtcctatgaccggttcgtggccatctgccaccccctccgCTACTCCGTCATCATGAGCTGGAGGGTGTGCATCGCCCTGGTGCTCACCTCCTGGGTCTGCGGCTCGCTCCTAGCGCTGGTCCACGTGGCTCTCATCCTGAGGCTGCCCTTCTGTGGGCCCCGGGAGATCAATCACTTCTTCTGCGAGATCCTGGCTGTCCTCAAGCTGGCCTGCGCCGACACCACGCTCAACAAAATCGTCATCTTCGCGGCTTGTGTCTTCATCCTGGTGGGGCCGCTCAGCCTGGTGCTGGTGTCCTACACGCGCATCCTCACGGCCATCCTGGGGATCCAGTCCGGGGAGGGCCGCAGaaaggccttctccacctgctcctcccacctCTGCGTGGTCGGGCTCTTCTTCGGCAGCGCCATCGTCATGTACATGGCCCCCAAGTCCCGCCACCCCGAGGAGCAGCAGAAGATCCTCTTCCTGTTCTACAGTTTTTTCAACCCGATGTTGAACCCTCTGATCTACAGCCTGAGGAATGCTGAGGTCAAGGGCGCCCTGAGGAGAGTGCTGGGCAAgggaggccactcccagtga